CGCAAGGGACGGAGGCGGATCGAATTCGTCGCCGGGCGCTTTGCGGCGAAGGAAGCGGTCGCCAAGGCGTTGGGCACGGGAATCGGCGGCATCGTCGGCCTGCAGGATATCGAGGTGCTGGCGGACGAAGCGGGGCGTCCCGTCTGCGTCCTGTCGGCGGCATGCCGGGCTCGGTTGGGCTGGGGAGACGACGGTTCGTGGCGCATTCATGTCAGCTTGTCGCATAGCGACACGTTCGCCGCTGCGGTGGCGATCGTCGAGCGGGCCGCCGTCTAGCGGGGCGGACCGGTTGCGGAGCCAAGCGAATAAGATGCCATCACGCGCGGCAATCTAAACCACAGCAGCCATTCTCCCGCGCGGCACGCGCCGTACGGGCAAAGGAGCGAGGTTCGTGGGCAACAATCTCCTCACGTGGGTGACCGTCGGCGTCGCCATCGTACTGATCGCCGCGGGCTGGTGGTCCGCATGGATTGCCGCCAGGCAGAAAAACCACCGCCGGGACATCGACAGCGTATCGGAAGCCGCCGTCAAGCACCAGGTGCTGATGAATCCGATTTTCTGGATGTATATCGGCTTTGTGGTTGTTGTCGCGCTGCTCAGCGCTTTTTTCTACTGGTACTACGGATACGCCAAATCTTCGTTGTAAGGGGGGACCGCCGGGATGGAACGGAAACGGTATTACGTATCGGTTCAGGGCAAATCCGTGCTCGAAGGACAAGGCGACGCCGCGTACGAATTCGAGATTAACGCGACCCGCGCCGAAGTGGATCAGTTGCAAGAGTTGATGAACGATCAGTGGGATGCCGACGATGCGTCCTTTTTCAGAGCGTTTATCCCTGGTCTTCCCTATCACAACGATCGGGCCAACGACGCGTACGATTACACGCTGCGCGAAATATACGGGCTGATTCACAAGCTGGGAACGAAGCAGACCAAACGGACGATCGAATCGATGGGCGTCCTGGAAGACGGGAAGGCGGACGAATAAGCTTGCCGGGCTCGGGCCGCCGAGATGGGGCGATTCGGCTTGTCGCCGGCCAAGGCGGCCGCCGTCGCCTGCGGAAGCGCGGCGGACGAGCCGTCCGATGATCGCATAACGTTTAACCCCGCGCAATTGGCGCAAGGACAAACCGTTCCTTTATAATAGAGGAGCGGTTTTTTGTTGCGAAGCGAAGAAATGGCGGGAGGATGGCTTATGACAACGGAACAGCGATTTTCGCTGGGCGGATATATGGAGGAATTGTTCGGCGAGCGGCTTGTCCCCGATGAGGAAGGATATTCACATATTCTTCTGGAGTACAGGGACGGAACTCTTGCCGTCGGCATGTTGACCCCCGACGTATGGGACCGCGCCGGGCTCCGGGATTCGCTTGTGCTGGAGATCGGCTCCGGCAACCGGCTCTCGGCCGTCTGGTACGCGGACGGGTATCCCCGCGTCGAGCTCGGAGGAATGACGGTGGCGGATGCCGGAACCGTGTCGGATACATGGATGCGGGACGATGAAGGGACGGCCGTGGAGGAAGTGGCTCTGCGCTTTCGCCTGGCGGGCGGGGGGACGCTGGCCGTGCGCCTGTCGCCCGTGCTGGGCCTGACGCTCGAACGGGGAGGCGGGGAATCATGAGCCGCCGGACCAGAACGGCCGGAGCGGAACCGAGCGTGGCGGATATGTTCGCGGAGGCCACGAAGGAGCGCATGTCCGCGTTCTCCGAACGGCTGCTGGCCTGGTACCGCATCCATAAGAGGGATTTGCCGTGGAGGCGGACCCGCGATCCGTACGCCATCTGGGTATCCGAGGTGATGCTGCAGCAGACGCGGGTGGATACGGTTATTCCGTACTGGCGCCGGTTCATGGAACGGTTCCCGACGGCGAAGGCGCTCGCCGAAGCTCCGGAAGGCGAGGTGCTCAAGCTGTGGGAAGGGCTCGGCTATTATTCCCGGGCGCGCAACCTCCAGGCGGCGGCCCGCGAGCTGTGCGACCGGTTCGACGGCCGCGTCCCTGCCGACCGCGAGGCTTTCGCTTCCTTGAAGGGTGTCGGCCCGTATACGACGGGGGCGGTGCTCAGCATCGCGTACGACATGCCCGAGCCTGCGGTCGACGGCAACGTCATGAGGGTGTTGTCAAGGCATTTTCGCATCCATGAGGATATCGCGAAGCCGGCCGCCCGCGTCCGGATGGAGAAGCTGGCGAAGGCGCTGATCCCCGAAGGATCGGCGGGAGATTTCAACCAGGCGCTGATGGAGCTGGGAGCGACCGTCTGTACGCCGAAGTCGCCGTACTGTTTGGTCTGCCCCGTCATGGAGCATTGCGCCGGGCGTCTGGCGGGCGAAGAAGAATCGCTGCCGATCAAGACGAAAGCGAAGGCGCCGAGGCCCGAGCACCGGTCCGTCGCCTGGATCGAAGGGGAAGGCGACCTTGCCGGCCGCATTCTGATTCGCCAGCGCCCCGATTCGGGGCTGCTTGCCCGCATGTGGGAGCTTCCCCACGTTCTCTGGGACGACGGGCCGGAAGCGGACGGCGGCGCGGCGGAAGCGGGGCGCATGGCCGATCTCGCGGCCAAGCTGGCGGACGAAGAGAAGGTGACGGTCCGGCCTTACGCGTTGGCGATAAAGGCCGAGCATGTGTTCAGCCATCTGCATTGGCATCTGAACGTATACAGATGCGCGTACGAGCCGCCGTCCGGCCGGAAAGCGCAACCGCAGGCCGGGACGGGCTTCGGAGTGCCGGGGCTGCTGCTCGCGGCCGATCCGTCCGGCGCTTACGCCGCGCAAGCGGAGACCGCCGCCGCCGGGGAATCCGGCCGCTTGAGATGGGTGCCCCTCGCGGAGCTGGACCGCTACGCATTCCCGAACGTTTTCCTGAAGATCATCCGCGAGCTTCGCGGGCAGTAGCTCGTCCGTCCGCGCAAAAAAAGCTCCGTTGTTCCCGCCGCAGGGGCGGAACAACGGAGCTTTTTGCGCGCACGGATTACAGAGCCGCTTCGTAGCGTTTGCCGACGGCGTCCCAGTTCACGATGTTCCAGAACGCGTTGATGTAATCCGGACGTTTGTTTTGATATTTCAGGTAGTAAGCATGCTCCCAAACATCCAGGCCGAGGATCGGCGTAGCGCCTTCCATCAGCGGGCTGTCTTGGTTCGGCGTGCTGCTGATGACCAGCTTGCCGTTTTTCACGCTCAGCCAAGCCCAGCCGGAGCCGAAGCGGGTCGTTGCCGCTTTCGTGAATTCTTCTTTGAATTTCTCGAAGCCGCCAAGCTCGTTGTTGATGGCGTCAGCCAGCTTGCCGGTCGGCGCGCCGCCGCCGTTCGGGCTCAGGATTTCCCAGAACAGCGAGTGGTTGGCGTGGCCGCCGCCGTTGTTGCGGACCGCGGTGCGGATGTTCTCCGGCACGGCATCGAGGTTGGAGATCAACTCTTCGATGGATTTGGCCTGGAGCTCCGGATGGCCTTCCAGAGCCGCGTTCAAGTTGTTGACGTACGTTTGGTGGTGACGGCCGTGGTGGATGTTCATGGTCGTCTCGTCGATATGAGGCTCAAGAGCATTCGCTGCATAAGGCAGTTGCGGCAGTTGGTAAGCCATTGGGAAAATCCTCCGTTTCAATTTGGATTTCATCCTTATTATCTCTAAATCGATGGGACAAATCAACTTGATCTTCCGCGCCTCCTGTAGTATAAGCCGCTGTTCCTAAAATGAGTCATCGCAATTGTCGAAACGTGTAAGCGCTTAAAATTAAGCGCTTTCAGGAGAATATGGAGAATTTATTGAGATTTTTTTAAGTTTTTTCGATAATTCGGGAGGATTTGAACGGTTTGTGTCGAAATAAGTATGTCTCGGCGGATGTAATCATCGCCTATTTCTTGACTGTGCAAGGAGAGCTGGCCTATGAAATTGCGTTCCTTCCGATTGTCTGATTACCCGCACATTATCGAGCTGTTTCGGGACGTATTGAGTGAAGCATGCTTCGAAACGACGATGGAGGCATTTGGCAGGCAGTTGTCATGGGACAGCGATCTCGTGATTGTCGCCGAGACGGACGATCGACCGGTCGGCGTGATCATCGGGACGATCGACAAGAATCAAGGTTACTATTACCGGATCGCCGTAGCCAGAGGCTATCAGCGCCAAGGCATCGGCACGGCTCTTATCCATAAGCTTCGCGAACGGTTCGAGAACCGCAAGGTCAGTAAAATATACGTGACGGTCGACAATCACAACGAACCGATCCTTCCGCTGTATGAATCGGCAGGATACCATTCCGAAGATTTCTTCCGTTCGTACGACAGACTCAGCATCGTCAGCGGGTGAAGCCCCCTGACGGATACCCGTTATGGAAACATATCGGCTCCGAATGTCCGGTTCGCGTTGCATTCGGTCAGCAGATATGTTTTTCTATTGGTATAGCTTGTGTTACTGGTTTCGCCGCAGGCGGGAAAGGATAATGCGGATGAGCGGGATGACTCCGATCGTAATAAAAAGCTTCAAGCATAACGGACATCTGCACCGGATGTGGCTGGAGAACTGGCAGCTCCCGCCGGAGGCGCTATCGGAGTCCATCGTAAACGCATGCGCGGCGGTGCTTGTGAATTGCCAGACCCGAATCGTGGAGGCGGACGGACACGAATGGGTCAGCCGTATTCCGTCCGTCGTTTTTTTTCCGCGGGGTGAATGGTTTAACGTCGTGGCGCTGCTCGAGGATACGGGCACGCGCTTTTATTGCAATATCGCATCTCCGGCTTACGTATCCGAAGGGGTCATTACGTACATCGATTACGATCTGGACGTAATCGTGGCCGCCGACGGCTCGGTGCAGGTGGTCGATCAGGACGAGTATGAGCGCCACAAGCGGATCTACCACTACCATCCCGAGGTGGAACGCAAAGTGCAGGCCGGGCTCGACTCGCTGATGCGGCGGATCGAGCTCCAGCAGGCGCCGTTTCGGGAGCCGGAGGTGCGGGCCGCGTACCGCTGGTGGCTGGACAACCGGAAGCCGGACGAGCCGGCTCCTTGAGCGCTTCGCAGGCGGGGATACAAACAGGGAGGTTGCCGCGTTTGAAGCAAGTGGATATGTATACGGATGGAGCCTGTTCCGGCAATCCGGGCCCCGGAGGCTGGGGCGCCATCCTGTTCTACAAAGACAAGCGCAAGGAGATGTCGGGCGCGGAGCCCCGCACCACCAACAACCGGATGGAGCTGCTGGCGGCGATCGAAGCGATCTCGGTGTTGAAGGAACCGTGCAGGATCCGGCTGTACAGCGACTCCGCTTACCTGGTCAACGGCTTCAAGCAGAATTGGGTGAAGGGCTGGCTGCGCAACGGATGGATCAACAGCAAGGGACAGCCGGTCGAGAATCAGGATTTGTGGAAAACGCTCTTGAAGCTTATGGAGAAACATCAAGTCGAATATATTAAAGTAAAAGGGCACAGCGACAACGAATGGAACAACCGCTGCGACCAATTGGCCCGCGAAGCGATCCGAACGCTGGGCAAGGGGTGAGCGGTTCCGGCAGCCGCAGGGGAGGTTGTCTGCCTGCGGGAGGCAGCCGGACACTTTGTCCGTTCGGCCCATACCGCCCTGTTAGAAACGGCGATCATCCTTGGAATCAAGGCATGGAGCCGTTTCTTCGCACCGCGGGGTGTGGCGGGCGGACAAGCGCAGCGGGAAAAAGTGCCGTTGCATTGCACGGCGGGTTGCCGCCGCAAATAGAACGGAAAGGAGGGGATCGGGCATGCCGGACGCGGACCGCTGGCTGAAGCTCAAGGAAGAAATGAAGGCCGCCGCGCCTGCGCTCGGCATCGATAAAATCGGCGTCGCGTCGGCCGATCCTTTTCTCGAGCTCAGGGAGCGGCTGGAGCGGCATCGGGAGCTGGGGCGCGAATCCGGCTTCGAGGAGCCGGATCTGGACAAGCGCACCCGCCCGGAATTGACGTTGCCGGGAGCGAAGTCGATCATCTCCATCGCGCTGGCGTATCCGACGAAACTGCGCAATCCGCCCAAGTCGGAGCCCGGCGCGTACCGGG
The nucleotide sequence above comes from Paenibacillus thermoaerophilus. Encoded proteins:
- the acpS gene encoding holo-ACP synthase, with amino-acid sequence MIIGIGNDLVELARIRGMLDGPAGERFCERVLTPAERELEASRKGRRRIEFVAGRFAAKEAVAKALGTGIGGIVGLQDIEVLADEAGRPVCVLSAACRARLGWGDDGSWRIHVSLSHSDTFAAAVAIVERAAV
- the mutY gene encoding A/G-specific adenine glycosylase, producing the protein MSRRTRTAGAEPSVADMFAEATKERMSAFSERLLAWYRIHKRDLPWRRTRDPYAIWVSEVMLQQTRVDTVIPYWRRFMERFPTAKALAEAPEGEVLKLWEGLGYYSRARNLQAAARELCDRFDGRVPADREAFASLKGVGPYTTGAVLSIAYDMPEPAVDGNVMRVLSRHFRIHEDIAKPAARVRMEKLAKALIPEGSAGDFNQALMELGATVCTPKSPYCLVCPVMEHCAGRLAGEEESLPIKTKAKAPRPEHRSVAWIEGEGDLAGRILIRQRPDSGLLARMWELPHVLWDDGPEADGGAAEAGRMADLAAKLADEEKVTVRPYALAIKAEHVFSHLHWHLNVYRCAYEPPSGRKAQPQAGTGFGVPGLLLAADPSGAYAAQAETAAAGESGRLRWVPLAELDRYAFPNVFLKIIRELRGQ
- a CDS encoding superoxide dismutase, with the protein product MAYQLPQLPYAANALEPHIDETTMNIHHGRHHQTYVNNLNAALEGHPELQAKSIEELISNLDAVPENIRTAVRNNGGGHANHSLFWEILSPNGGGAPTGKLADAINNELGGFEKFKEEFTKAATTRFGSGWAWLSVKNGKLVISSTPNQDSPLMEGATPILGLDVWEHAYYLKYQNKRPDYINAFWNIVNWDAVGKRYEAAL
- a CDS encoding GNAT family N-acetyltransferase encodes the protein MKLRSFRLSDYPHIIELFRDVLSEACFETTMEAFGRQLSWDSDLVIVAETDDRPVGVIIGTIDKNQGYYYRIAVARGYQRQGIGTALIHKLRERFENRKVSKIYVTVDNHNEPILPLYESAGYHSEDFFRSYDRLSIVSG
- a CDS encoding DUF402 domain-containing protein; translation: MSGMTPIVIKSFKHNGHLHRMWLENWQLPPEALSESIVNACAAVLVNCQTRIVEADGHEWVSRIPSVVFFPRGEWFNVVALLEDTGTRFYCNIASPAYVSEGVITYIDYDLDVIVAADGSVQVVDQDEYERHKRIYHYHPEVERKVQAGLDSLMRRIELQQAPFREPEVRAAYRWWLDNRKPDEPAP
- the rnhA gene encoding ribonuclease HI, producing MKQVDMYTDGACSGNPGPGGWGAILFYKDKRKEMSGAEPRTTNNRMELLAAIEAISVLKEPCRIRLYSDSAYLVNGFKQNWVKGWLRNGWINSKGQPVENQDLWKTLLKLMEKHQVEYIKVKGHSDNEWNNRCDQLAREAIRTLGKG